The DNA region CTGGAATAAGAGGaagaataaattaattaatttaaagaaATTCAATCCAGTCTCACAACACAGGAATGTCATTTAatctaacaaaaaataaataattacagtatATAACAGATGTACTTTATAATAGGCAGATGTATGTTCaaatatttattggttttaaatattcagctgtatgtgtgttggCATTTGTGAGGAGTCTGCAGTAGCTTTCTGTGTGAAGGTCCGTGAGTTGTCAGATGGATAAGGTTGTGATAGAGTTATTTATGACTGAAGTGCCCGTCCACCATGGTACACAAAGTGAGAGTTAAATTATTTATTCCAGAGGTGACATTTCAAATgtggcattttattttattttgaaaaacaCTGACAGATGTTCAAACAGGGAGGCAAATGCAACGGGGACTTTCTGCTGCTGTAAATTTTTGTGattgctgggtgggggggggggggggttttggaATTTGGTGTATGCCGTTTATGTTAACATTTCAATATGAATTACGTAGCGTGTTAAGATGTATTGTTACAGCTGCACCCACATTGTGTATAGGAATTAACGTGAAATCAATTCCATTTTTATTCTATATCCTTATATTCAAATTCGAATTGTGATTCCGCACCCTGTTTTCATCCAATTTCATGAATTAAACTCGAGTTAAGGTCCTTCTGGTGCACAACCCTGTTATGTACTCAGATTGCATCCAGGTGTTAAAACAGTGAGCTCCTTTGTACTAATTTACAGCTTACATTGTAGTTTTATACGGCAGCATTAATCCCTTTTCATGATTTCATCATCTTTGTCCAAAATAGAGTtccaatgtgtttttatgaTCTATTTTGGCcgatctctgtgtctctgtgacaggacagcaggcaaaGGTTCAAATAAAGTAGGATGTACAAAATAATTAGTGGGTCTGAgtgtgtcatgacccggctcgtcggctcctcgtgtgtgccacgccccctgattacccgcgtgtgcgtccctgattgtctccagccttgtctgattactttgcttagtcttgtcctgttttaagtcctggtcttgcctgttacccttgtccgtcattgtggatgtttgctagtccctgtccgatgttccctagtccccgttactccaataaaaccccgttattccccgtacctggtttcccttgcctgtttcccgcacgatcgccgtctccagtatttccggatcgtgacagaatgacggacccaaagaagaagcggagagggaggaagaggctccctcaagagccgatctctctcggcgcctgctcgctctccaggctttggcttccggcggaggacgagagggaggtacctgccctacctccagcccgggggccgaccacacgcgtccccgatcctgcgtggaagtactggctctcaagtgaggacgaggacgaggagcccttccactacccggagccagaagcctttcttccaccgtccgttttcacggacatcgcgccgcctcccgcaaccaCCAGGCGCctgcgagggagacggaggagcaCGGCGATCGCccgtacggaggacctccctccgtcattgccggcggaccccgctcccgtgcggccgtcattgccggcggaccccgctcccgtgcggccgccattgccggcggacaccgctcccgtgcggccgccattgccggcggaccccgttcccgtgcggccgccgccgcctgcgcagccgtcttcgctgccgccgccacccatgatcctcgctgacaggtacttcaccctccagggactgtattggagggtgatgggagaaccggccccacagggccctccggagggggaaaagctcgcagtgcaactggggcaggatttcgcctctttcactccagaatccccgtattcagatctggagaggatggctgaagacctccggaggctgatcaagctccggagagctccggaagcgccccctccgcctgcagctccagggcaggcgcccccactgcagcagcctgcagctccagagcaggcgcccccactgcctccagttcctgaccgtgctccagttcctgcagaggcaccccctctgcagccgcctgctgcagctccagggcaggcgccccctctgcagccgcctgctgcagctcccgggccggcgcccccactgcagccacctccagttcctgaccgtgctccagttcctgcagaggcaccccctctgcagccgcctgctgcagctcccgggcaggcgcccccactgcagccacctgctgcagctccagggcaggtgcccccactgcagccacctgcagctccagggcaggcgccccctctgcagccgcctgctgcagctcccgggccggcgcccccactgcagccacctccagttcctgaccgcgctccagttcctgaccgcgctccagttcctgaccgcgctccagttcctgaccgtgctccagttcctgcagaggcaccccctctgcagccgcctgctgcagctcccgggcaggcaccccctctgcagccgcctgctgcagctcccgggcaggcgcccccactgcagccacctgctgcagctccagggcaggtgcccccactgcagccacctgcagctccagggcaggcgccccctctgcagccgcctgctgcagctcccgggccggcgcccccactgcagccacctccagttcctgaccgcgctccagttcctgaccgcgctccagttcctgaccgcgctccagttcctgaccgcgctccagttcctgaccgcgctccagttcctgaccgcgctccagttcctgcagaggcaccccctctgcagccgcctgctgcagctcccgggcaggcgccccctctgcagccacctgctgcagctccagggcaggcgccccctctgcagccacctgcagctccagggcaggcgccccctctgcagccgcctgctgcagctcccgggccggcgcccccactgcagccacctccagttcctgaccgcgctccagttcctgaccgcgctccagttcctgaccgcgctccagttcccgggcaggcgccccccccgcggcctgaccgtgttcctgtcccggcgccccggcgacctgaccgtgttcctgtcccggcgccccggcgacctgaccgtgttcctgtcccggcgccccggcgacctgaccgtgttcctgtcccggcgccccggcggcatgcagcagctccagaggcgccccctccgcctgcagcagctccagaggcgccccctccgcctgcagcagctccagaggcgccccctccgcctgcagcagctccagaggcgccccctccgcctgcagcagctccagaggcgccccctccgcctgcagcagctccagtccctgtcctagtccccgaagtggtcctggacaactccatcttggctcctccctcttcggaggtggaggagctggaatgggacccctcggggacagaactcgtaacccctagtccctcgccccggcgagatcgaccccgaactagggtcggcttgtctgtgtcccgcaggggaaggggacacagacgcagggctggggtcccgcccgccctgccccctggctcgccctccctcgcctgcgctggggtccggttggcgcctgcgggtcctggccctccgcgtcggctgtcgcctgcaggtccctctccggtgcctcgtcgccctgcctcgctcccctctctgggtcctggtcggtcgcctgggggttccccgacggcggctcctcggtcgcctgcggggcccttacctccggccctttcccggacgtcgccgcctgctgcggctcccccctcctccgggccttcgccctggccccttcctactccctcgtccccttccccggtgctccctcctgctccctccctggcccctccgcgggtccctcgccctgtctcctcggcccctccggggtcccctccggctccggcctcccggccgcctgcggcccctccggctgcctcccgtcgcccgctggggctccctcgggctccccttggtaccccctccttctcgccctatgcctctgccttcgtacctcatgtctttgccccgtctgcttttgttgctcgcccgtctgttccgccctttcctgctcctcgtttcccgatgttccctccttgcactcccgctcctagtgtcccgcctgtccctcctgtctctcccttcctggtctgtctctccgctatcccggtcctgtgtcgagtcgtgtcttacgttctgtctctcgctgtgttttgtgcctctgtcctgtttccggtctctcgttagttttgttcttttctcggtcccggttcctgtgtcccgttcgtcgcctcctccctggcgcgcccgatgaagcgcgcctttgggggggggttctgtcatgacccggctcgtcggctcctcgtgtgtgccacgccccctgattacccgcgtgtgcgtccctgattgtctccagccttgtctgattactttgcttagtcttgtcctgttttaagtcctggtcttgcctgttacccttgtccgtcattgtggatgtttgctagtccctgtccgatgttccctagtccccgttactccaataaaaccccgttattccccgtacctggtttcccttgcctgtttcccgcacgatcgccgtctccagtatttccggatcgtgacagaGTGTAAATTTACGAGCACCTATATTCTTTCTAAAGAATTTCTACTTTGAAGTTTCATCTGTGttccattgtatattttgtactGGAGACTTTTGTGTGCTTCTTGACTAGAAATGAGTAGTTGGGGTATGCAGATATATTTTTATGACTGATttctttaatttggcaacagattgcACAATTTGCACTTTAGGAAATATTTCTGTTAATTTTTGTtactgaataaaacaaaatagcagactCGTATAAAAGAGTTTGGCCATGGATTTCGTCCTGTGGCGTAGAAGCATAGCTTTCATTTAAGCAATATGAATATGTTGTATATCCCGATACTTAGCATACTTATTTCCATTACAACGCTAAAAGCAGATAGTTTGCCATGTTAACTGAAATGTATTGAtacaaatatttcatttaatgctTAATATTTGATAGTTGATAATATTGGACTGGAATCTGTATTGACAGATACTCAAATTTTTTATATCAGTATCGGGATCTgaccagaaaaaaaatgatgtcaTGCCATATAATCTGAGTTCCATGTATTTAATGTGTTAAATGTTAATATATCTGTTAAGTGTTGGCATCAGATAAAATGGAAGAAAACACAAATGTGAAGTTATGTCCATACCATGAGACCATTCCATATGGTACATATCCACTGGCATACTTACATCATCACTGCTACTATTGTAACCACAGTTCCGGACCATGGTGATGGGGTCCATTTCTGTCCAGCCTTCAGCTGTGCAAACCTTTGAGAGATTAcctaaaagggaaaaaataataaaaacaataaaaggcaAGTTATCAGTTGGATTCCCAGCccgcctttgtgtgtgtggagtttgcatgtccttccAGGATCTACATGGGTTCTGATACTCCACCTTCCTCCTTCAGTACAATGATCATTCCCTTTCCATCCATCTCACACAACCAACCATGGAGGACTGTGTTACGTGAGCCTGGAGCTCCTCCAGGTGCTCAGTTTCAAGTATTAAAGGTATTAAGTTCCACAGAGCACAGCAAAATTATTGTGCCACAGCTACAATCTCCTCCATAGTCCATGCAGAGGCTAAATGACATCTTTAAATGACCCATTTTATGAGTGGGTAAGTATATGAGCTTTATCCAGTATGTATGTATTTCAAGATTAATCTCTTTTTGGCCAGAGATGCATAATCTGTGGCATTTGACACGAACTGAATTTCTGCTTCCTTCAAACCTATCACCTGACACAAGGCCTGCCACCGCTAAACATTCCCAATCCATGACATTATACTTAAATGTGAGTATGTGTTTCTTACTTTGGTTCATCTTTAGCTTTATCAGTCTAACAAAACTTCAGAGAAATGACTAGAAGTAAATTCAGGAAACCAAAAAAAGAGCAGCTGTTTAGATCAAAATGAACCTATCAGGGTTTATTTTCCTCTGTACAGTGCAAATAATTGTAATGAGATTCCTACACAGCACAAATTTGAATGAACAACTTTGAGAGATGTAGAGAACTCAGATAAGAAAAACAGACTCAGTCTGACTGACTTTCAGTGAGATGCCATCTTCTGCTGTCTTAACAGGTGATTTAAGAGGTTGCAAAGTGGCCATATGGTCAACAAGCTGTGTGTTGACGATCCAGTTCCTCCCTGGTCTGTATGTGGCTGAGGACTGGAACATTCCGTTTTAAGGAAGTGAAAGCTTATTTATCATTCGCTATCCCGGCTCATTTGGTTATCCCAGCTGTTACATTTTCCACGGCCGACTACCCCACAAGCACTTTAAGAAACTGGGAATGCCTAGATGAATGCTTTCTTCCTAAAATTCTGCTTTCAAATGTCCTTAGATGGTCTGACTGCTCTGGTAACAACCCAGCTCAGACCATTTTAGaaacaatgaaaaataaaatgaaccttTTTTTGTTCGTTTTTTTGGCGTCCAACAATTCCGAAACCTTctgtcacacactcatacatattgcagcccccccccccccccccggccacacacacagctttgaAATGTACGAATTAATTACCCGTGAACAGTTCCCATTGCCCCAAGATTGCACGCAAGTCTGAACTTGTCTTTTTTGTTCAACTCAGTGGACCATCAGCGGTCACCCTGCCTGCCAGCTTCTGTAGCTAAACAGGCCTTTAAAGCCACAGTGCCTATGGACGTCCTCTTCCATTCCAGCCAAGCTTGGCTCAAACAATGTTTActcatttattcctttgtgcaaaCTATAATCATTCCCCCAAGTCCATATTTCACATTTCACAACCCACCCCCCAACCATTTTCTCTTCTGGTCTCTgatcttgtttttcttttgcatTGATAGATTGTACATTTATTATTACTGCAGTTTATTCTGTGTCCTgcccatcactttcattgttggTAAAGATGAACTGCTTCTAAAAGAAAGGGTGCTAAACAAAAAAGAGTCACGGCCGGTCATGTGGGTAAGAACAGCTTAATGAGAGAAATCAAAGCAGAAAGACTAGAGCTGTTAAAGCTAACAGTATGGCCAAAAGTTAAAGAAAAGTGCCGAGGAAAAACTTCTAAATACTTCTGGGTCCGATACAGTAGGAGTTAGTTGTGCTGaataaagtggccactgagTGGGCAAACAGtaacccatccatcttctaactgtttatgctggtcagggtcacagagaCCAGGGGCCTGTAAATCCGACAAGCTACCCCGATAAGAAGgtaaccccacttcgtagtacaggccgttGGAATTTTATCCCAGCACAGGGCACTAGGCTGGAATACAATGGGATGCAAACTTGCATTCTCAAGAATATTTTTGGGGCAAATTTAAAATACCGATTAGTTTTTTTACTGCAGGAGGaaataataaagaaagaaacaaacaacaataataacaacaacaataacaataatggggcggcatggtggtgcagtggttagcactgttgcctcacaccaggttcgagtctctgcctgggttacaagtgtgtggagtttgcatgttctccccatgtcgttgtggagtttcctccgggtactccggtttccccccacagtccaaagacatgccgaggttaattggagttgctaaattgcccgtaggtgtgcatgtgtgaatgactggtgtgtgagtgtgccctgtgatgggctggccccccgtcctgggttgttccttgcctcgtgcccattgcttccaggataggctccggaccccccgcgacccagtaggataagtggtttggaaaatggatggatggataataacaataatgttGTTATTGCAGTTTCAGCGGAGCATTGGGATCAGACACACGATCTGCATAGCAGCTCCAACAAACAAGGTTTTATTAACGCAACAGAACACAAAGGGAGAACCAAAAATTAAGGGCACTGCAAAGGGTCAAAAACAAAATGGGTAAAAGAAGAACCaactaaaataaaacacaaaaaaactaacaCAAATATTAATGTGGGGACCAAGCAAGGAGCAGAACATTAAATAACACAGGAACCAATACCCTGTGCCAACCATAATGACATTAAATACACTTATAACAAGACTAGATGACAGAGAGGTGAGAACCATAATCGATTACTAAGGACTTGAagcaacaaggaacaggtggcaATCAATCAATCATAAGGTAGACAGAGGTCTAAACATCAAGGAAAAGTAAAACTAGGAAAAAAGAACACACTACACACGGAACAGGGTGCATACACAAGGAACtgtaactgaaatacacagacacatgaTAACCCAAGAAAACACAGAATAAATGTTAAAGCACAACTTGTTGAGACTAGCCTCTGGCCATCCTCAAACCCACAACAAAACAGGGAAGCTGGATGATGGCCAACTACTTAGCCCATTAAACCACAGAGCAGCCTGGCGAGCAAGGAAACATGTTTTACCCTGGTCCTCAGATCATGCGGGCCACTTAAATTTTTtgacaaaacagaaaaaaacaagacaCGCATAATCCTGCAAACAGCCAAAGGTAAAATTTGCAGACTGGGGAGGGGAGACATTACTTACCTGCTTATTTACTTAGGCCTGTTTATTTAGGAATCAGCAggtcagatttaataatgatttaaaaacatgTTGCAAGATGATACCTTGACACCCCTGATTCAGATGCAGCTTTTTaggcagtattttttttttttttgtaaacagtGCTGCCGGCTGAAACATTATCAGATTATCACATTCACAAGTTAAAACCAACAACTTAAAGCAGTGAAATCGCAAAAAGGATAAGTTAATTGTTGATTTATACATTTAACAatgtttttaatttataattaataaTTTGAGGAACCCTGTAAATTTAAAGCTCTAAAACATAAGGCTGACAATCACTAAAAGTGAATTTAATAACCGTAAAGATCATCATATTAAGGCATTTGCATAAGGCATAAGTCTAAATTGCAAAGCGCGATATACTCGTCTTATTTATGTCTCCATCTGACAATTTTTAAGGCCAAATGAAAATAAGAATGTTTCCCTGCATTTATTTCCCATCAGCTTTCCCGTGAGATGCTAAGTGAATCTTCTGGATTTTACCTCTCAATCCTGAGATTCGGTGCAGTATCACCCGAGAAGTCGACGTTCGCCTAAGGCGCCCCCTGGGGCTGGACCAGCACGGGACACCGATATTATTAGACAAAAAGGAATTTCAGTCAACGGTATCCGCCAACTTTTCCACATCGGCGCACCATTAATTACAAAAAGTAGGTTTCGACAGTATTTCGCTGTTCTTTAATTTGTTTGCTTGGATTGTATTCGTTACAACACGGACCGTGAAACCGAAAAACAGGCGTGCCCGTTTAACTTTTGGAGCGCCACTAGAAATGCAAAATTGCGATAACATACTTTAAAATACTTTCATGCAAACCGAAAACACGTTATTATTTAAAGTCGAAATTATATTCGCGTTTATTCTGGAGGTTCTCTCTAAGTTTTTCAAAGTCTAACTGAAAACGAGCACAGGTGATTCGTGAACATCGTGTTTTATGGGAAAAATGACATGGACGATGTAATGACCCGTTTGTACTTCGTTTAGATCAGGGGGCTTAAAAAACGTGAGGTCTTCAGATCATGCGGGCCATTTAAGTTATTTTTCGACGAAAGATTAAACAAGATACGCATAACCCACTAAACAGTCGACGGTTAAACCTCTCCCCCCCTACAATACTTATATGCCTATTTATTGGCAGGTCAGATTTTATAATGCTTACACACACAGTGGTGAGCTGGTACCTTAACCCTGCAACACTTTTTAAACAAATTCTAACTGATCAGATTGCAGCAAATTCAGAAATAAAATTCTCCTAAGCCTTATAGTCTCACAGCTTTTAGTTGTTAGTTTTCACTTGCAATTCTGTGGTTCTTACTGCCATATCAAGCCTTTGTTTTCATCATTTATGTACAACACGGTGCTTGTGGAAGGAGTCCTTTAGCCCTCAACATTTTCCATTTTGCCCAAAGTAGCTCCTTCATGTTAATTGCGCTGAGCTTATCCATGTCTCATACACTTGGAGTGTGTTACTTTCATGTCTGGACAGGCAGTTTGTGACCTGTAATGGGTCCTATACACTGTTTTAATTAACGAATTTAGCCACCCATAAAATTATCCTGTTCTCTCTTTCTCAGTGTCAGTGGTTGCAGTCTTTGTGGTTTCTTCAacctcctcatcctctctcTGGTGGGCAGCAGCTTCGCTGTGGATGAAACTCCTCCTCGTGGCTGCAGCACCTTCCTGAAGAGGCCCTACATGGCCTTTTGTGACCTGGATGCGGTATTGGGTGTGGCAGTGATGACGGCGGCGAGTGGGGCAGCCCTGGCATCGATGATCCTGGCCCTCGTGCTGCTGTTCTGTCTGCGTCGCATCACAGCACCCGACAAGCACAGCGGGGTTGCGCCACTGCTTCTGCTCCTCACTGGCATTGTTGGGCTCTGTGGCCTTAGCTTTGCTTACCTCATCAAGCGTGAAAAGCATCTTTGTATTGCACGCCGCACCATCTGGGGCACGCTGCTCGCCCTGTGCTTCGGATGCCTGGTGTGCCAGAGCGTGCGACTGCAGCGGTTGGTGCAGGGTGCCCTTAGCCCCAGTGGCAGGGCCCTGGCAGGGTTGGCGGTGCTTTTGGCTCTGGTGGCTCCTGCATGGGTGCTGCTGAATGTGACGCCTGAGGGTCTTGCGGCTTGCCAGTACAATTCACTGGACTTGGGGTTGACCTGCACCTATGTGCTGCTACTGCTGCTAGTGGCGCTGGCTGGTGCAGCCTGCAGCCTGTCTGGGATGCAGCCGCAGTGGCGATGCAACGCTGCTTGGCTGCTCGCCACCTGCCTCAGCTCCTCCCTGTTGTGGGCCACCTGGCTCACATTCTACCTTTATGGCAATAGGGCTCTTGGCTTGTCCTCCACCTGGGACGACAAGGAGCAGGCAGTCGTGCTGGTGACGCAGGCCTGGCTGCTACTGCTGGTCCACGCTGCCCCCGAGGCCCATGCCTGCATGCACACAGCCCCGCAGCCCTCGGACCCCACTGACACTGCCCCCTCGCAGGCTCAACCCCACCTGAGGGAGGCCAACCTTGAAGAGGGCATTTCCCTGTCCCACTGGCAGTCTAGAGAGAACCAGGGTGTTTCAGTTAACCGCAGCAATTCAGGTACAGTTCTTTCCTACTTTGCACTCTGACCTACACTGTGTGTGAACATttgagagagagcatagcccTTACTGTTTCCCCCCACCCTCATGATAATGACAGGTACTTCTAGAAGTCATAGGAACAGCAGCTTAGGAACAGGGCCCAGCACTGTCTTCCCCGGTAGCCACGACCAGCCTACTGAGATCGTAATCCTGAACTAGGCAGCAGTGAGTGCTACAccttacacacacactgagGCAACCAAAATACTGAGCTGAGTATATGGTCTTCATTTACAGTATGGGCCTTCCCCTATTACCCAGAGCCTAAATACCATGGCTAGAAGTCCACTTCAGCAATCCCAATCAAAAATTTCCAGTGTCACCACTGAACTGCTGAATAATGATTACTTGATCTCTAAATACCAGACTCTCACTCACAGGTAACCCCCAAGACCCCTGGGAATACACCAATATAGTATCTGcatgttttaataaataatacatatgaTTATCTGTTGAATTGCTGTGTTCTTTAAGCTAAAGTGTTGAACCACCACTGAATTGTACTATTCACACCATACATGATTAACTCAGCCACTGGTCAATTTCTCTAATCTACCTTTATAGATATTGAGAAAACAGCCATTTGTAAAATGTGGGTGTTTTTGCTATATCAGGACGGTTTTATTTTGCAACTTatgaaggacataaaatagTATTGGCATACACAGAACATAAGGTCCTGTCCCTGTCCACAACCAGGCCAGGAAGGGATTCCAAAGCAGAACGAATACTTTAGCAGCAACTTTAGAGGCATCAACTACTCTTTTTACTGAAGAAGGAAATCAGTATACCTGAAGGAAACTGTGCA from Brienomyrus brachyistius isolate T26 chromosome 1, BBRACH_0.4, whole genome shotgun sequence includes:
- the LOC125729369 gene encoding G-protein coupled receptor family C group 5 member B-like encodes the protein MTESVSGCSLCGFFNLLILSLVGSSFAVDETPPRGCSTFLKRPYMAFCDLDAVLGVAVMTAASGAALASMILALVLLFCLRRITAPDKHSGVAPLLLLLTGIVGLCGLSFAYLIKREKHLCIARRTIWGTLLALCFGCLVCQSVRLQRLVQGALSPSGRALAGLAVLLALVAPAWVLLNVTPEGLAACQYNSLDLGLTCTYVLLLLLVALAGAACSLSGMQPQWRCNAAWLLATCLSSSLLWATWLTFYLYGNRALGLSSTWDDKEQAVVLVTQAWLLLLVHAAPEAHACMHTAPQPSDPTDTAPSQAQPHLREANLEEGISLSHWQSRENQGVSVNRSNSGTSRSHRNSSLGTGPSTVFPGSHDQPTEIVILN